The genomic segment AGATCTTGCAGGTTAAGTCTGCACACTTGATCAACTACTCAAACTCGTATGCTTgggtttgtatatttttttttgtatgaaaagatttcaagttaatttttaatataataaaaaatttattagtttattttaaaaaaatataaaagtcaaGTGTTAATAAACCTTACAAGCCAAGTTTGCAAATTTGACCAACTACTCAAGTCCATACACTTGggcttatatatattttttacattaaaaggtGTACCACAGGTTGTCAaccccttttaattttataaaaaataatataggtaACATATCATCTATCAACTAAAATCCCGATAATTTGGGgtgcctaaaaaataaaataaatatgtttttaagttcaaaattttattttttaatctgttttgatataaaacatctaaaaaatattctaaaaaccTCACTAAACCAatttttcaacttaaaatacttataaattggtccaaaacaaaaaaataatcaaactaagaaaatttttttctcatgcaagatttattttttcaagcaaGATGAAGTTGTAAAACCACTATCATTGAACTCCTTTTATTAAGTTAAATCTTTTGACATCTAGTTTGACTATTTTAATTGTCAAAattgttatatttatcaattttttcttttttatgttgttttttttggatagtttctttcttttatttcaaaccaaaaaactaaaaaataaacaagataaatttttggatcaaaataaagaaattattgtGAATTTAAGGGCgaccatgttttttttgtgtgttttacaTGTCAGTTCTCtgtgttttaatttaatatgtttaccataattttatataattaaactatagaaagaatcaattaaaaagaaaagaaatgaaaatgaaaaaaaaagacaggtaCTTCATATAGATAATGTATAGTGATGCAGATTCATACGAACGATTAAGTACCTGAGATTTTACCTCAAAGTTTtttagtaaattataaatttatagatAGCTAACTTTCTCATTTGAAAACTAGGGATTTCCATGTATTTACTACtagaatttaaagaaaaacaagacatgctgattttattaaaaaatcgtCCTCAAATTACTCTAATAGTGAATTCTACAAAATTAAGACGTTGagatttttcaagaaataatttcggtaaaattaatattattgggAGAAAAAATGTAGATAATGTAAAATAGATGAAGAAAAACGATAGTCATCCACAttataacaaaacaataatacaaattttataCTCACAGattataaatagaaatattCACAATCtcttattcaaatattgacCTCCATACAGTAACATAAATAACCACCAGAAACAACTCATCCTTGAAGCCATAGCCATAGGCAAATAACCAGATCAAATTCTCCTTAGTTCTCCATAGGCTCTTCATCATCATACTCCCCCTCATTATCGGCTGCGGCATCTTGATATTGTTGATATTCAGAAACCAAATCGTTCATGTTACTTTCAGCCTCGGTAAACTCCATTTCATCCATTCCTTCCCCAGTGTACCAGTGCAAAAACGCTTTTCTCCTAAACATGACTGTAAATTGTTCCGAAACACGCTTAAACATTTCTTGAATAGACGTAGAATTTCCCATAAATGTTGATGACATTGCTAACCCAGTTGGTGGAATGTCACAAACACTTGATTTAACATTATTTGGAATCCACTCAACAAAATATGATGAGTTCTTGTTTTGCACATTTATCATTTGTTCATCAACTTCCTTAGTGCTCATTTTGCCTCGGAACATAGCTGAGGCTGTTAAGTACCTACCGTGCCGAGGATCAGCTGCACACATCATGTTTTTAGCATCCCACATTTGTTGTGTCAGCTCCGGGATGGTTAAGGCACGGTACTGTTGTGAGCCTTGGGATGTTAACGGTGCAAAACCAACCATGAAGAAATGGAGACGTGGGAAGGGGATTAAGTTCACGGCTAGTTTCCGAAGATCAGAGTTCAATTGGCCCGGGAATCGAAGGCAACATGTTACTCCACTCATGGTTGTTGAGATCAAGTGGTTAAGATCACCAACTGTAACGTGTAATTTCGCACATTCATATTAGAGATTTTGCAATCTATATAGGTATGAATACTAACAAGGATGAAAAATTGAGGCATGGTTCACTTACAGCTTGGATTGGTGAGCTTGAGAGTTCGAAAGCAGATATCATAGAGAGCCTCATTGTCAAGGACCATGCACTCATCAGCATTTTCAACTAGTTGGTGTACAGAGAGGGTTGCATTGTAGGGCTCAACCACAGTATCAGAAACCTTGGGAGATGGAAATACTGAGAAAGTTAACATCATCCTATCAGGGTATTCTTCCCTGATCTTTGATATGAGCAGAGTCCCCATTCCTGATCCAGTTCCACCTCCCAGAGAATGACAGATTTGGAAGCCTAATCACATTATCAGTCATCAATTCAAGAAACTAAAGTTAGCGTGTGCCAAGCAATGATAAATGGACTAAACTGAACACGATTTACCTATAAATGTGAGGATGTGGAAGTCATACCTTGTAAGCAATCACAATTCTCAGCTTCTTTTCGAACAACATCAAGAACAGAATCGATCAGTTCAGCTCCTTCAGTGTAATGTCCCTTAGCCCAGTTATTTCCAGCTCCATTTTGGCCGAAAACAAAATTGTCAGGCCTAAAGATTTGCCCGTAGGGACCAGTCCTCAAGCTGTCCATGGTCCCTGGCTCAAGGTCCATTAGCACAGCTCTAGGCACATAGCGACCACCACTAGCCTCATTGTAGTAAACATTAACCCTCTCAAGTTGAACATTAGAGTTGCCAGCATAATTCCCTGTGGGATCAATCCCGTGTTCATCACACACAACCTCCCAAAACTTGCCACCAATTTGGTTACCACACTGACCAGCTTGGACATGAAGGATTTCTCTCATCTTGATTGATTagtcttaataaaaaaataatgaaagtgtCAATAGAAGAAATATAGGGAGGGGACTGGAGGGGAGAGACTGAGGAAGAATGTAAAGTTGCAGGGCTTTTGTAGGTGCAAGAGGGGTAGGATTTTAAGAAGGTGAGTTTGATATATTCCGTGTCAGAAAGTGAGAAATATAGAgaaaatttaatgaataatacGATGTGTCTCCGTTAGGAGGAGGGGAACATGTCAAGCTCCAACAAGAGTTGTGAGCTGGACatggatataataataataacaagaagtTGCAATCATACATTGGCTTCACTCAATCTAAAATAGCCAACCCAACCTCCAGTatgattgattttctttctctctgtcTGTCTGTCATTTAAGATTCCAAAACTGcctcatttctctctctctctctctctgccttGAGCTTGCTCTCCTCCAAAATGATTGGATggaattctattattttattatcaacttccttcttccttcttacttccatttctctctctctctctctgccttGAGCTTGCTCTCCTCCAAAATGATAGAATgtaattctattattttattatcaacttCCTTCTTCCTTCTTACTTCAATCCACCATTTCTGGAATGGTGTGTTAACGAGAACATTTCATGAATACTGATCCCTTTACTCACTCTTTAACGCCTTGTCTTTCTTTTGATGAACATCTCTAATTCCTTGGTGGCTTGTAGAGTTTTACTGTTTTCTTaagcaaaaatattaaataactaCTGAATTCTTGTCATATTATAGAGAACATACTGATCATGCAAATATATAGGAAAATCTTCTTCCTAGTACCTTGATTGCACCAGGTAAGGTAACCACATTGCCAGCAAATTTTTACCTGGTAGAAATTTACGATCTAGCATCATATCAATAAACTTGGCAGTCAATAGAAACCTCTTCTTTATTTCGAGATATTTTCAGACAACTTGGTCACTCGGACAGAAATGAGATGACAAACATATAGGGAAGGTACTCTGGTAATGTTCAGACTAATAAGGTGGTTATGCCACAAATATCATGGTGTAAGATCGCATTAGTGATTTAAGATCAAATTAGGTGCCTAATTTGCGATATAAAACCTAAGGGTGGTGTCACAAGGGTGAGAGCTAAGAAGCTTCAATTATTGGAGGGCATGAAACCTTCCTGTTTTCGGTCTGTCTCTCTCTTCTTAAACAAGTATTCTTTCTGGCCCTCCTTCCAGACCCTCCACAAGGACTAGTTGGCTTCTTGATGTTGAGATCCTATGCTAAGTCCTCCCtataatatgataaattatttcaCATCACCTGAAGAGATTATACGAAAATATGGATACTATATAATCCCATTGTGTAGTATGAGGTTCAAAAAAATCCCATTGAGCCAAAAGAGAAAAGTGTGATCTGGTAGTTTGCTTCTAATATAATCTATTAAACCTAAATACATAATAAACATTCAACAGATCTCAGTacttccatcatcatcatctgctGCAGGCTAAATTGAATGGGAAAATGATAGCTGACTGAATTTTGACTCAAAACTTCATACTAGCATTTTACTTTACTAACAGACAAAAAGGTTGCACGAGATCAGATTTGATGATGTTCATGGATATGTGTCTAAGAATTTGCTGTTATAGCATCGTTTTCAAGCCATTCAACACCTACTAAAGAGTGGTAGGGATGATGGCCAGTCACCATCTAAATTACCACCCTCTTATGTTAGGATCCCCCCGGCAGCAATCTCACACACCTCTCACTCCAGCCAGATACATTTGACATATCCTCCCCCGAATCTTTCCCTTGGTTGTATACACCaaacaaatgaaatttatgTAATCAATAAGAAGCGACAAAACACGAGAAACTAAACAAAACAGTGGCATGGATAGCTACCATATTAGTGGTAATATGGTGGGGTATGTATCTCTAGCGGGTCTGGGAAGCACACGGTACCTGTTGGGTGCTGGCAGCCCACATGGCTCGGACCGTGGAGGGTGACCTGATGAGATAGGGTTGGTGGACAAGATCACATAAGGTTTTAGGGATACAAAAGGCAAACCCTGGTTAAGCAATTGACAATTAAATACTTGCTAGAAGAGCATAGCATTGAAGGTCCTACTATTGTGGGGAAATGTGGGATGTTACTGAAAACAGactttttatgaaatgaagCTAGCTACCATCATTCTTAAAATGAGTACTGACATTTTGTTTGCCATGTAACAGTGTTTGAACTGAAAATAGGGAGCATTTAAGTTTAGATCATCCTTTCATATTTCTGTTACACACTTCCACCAATCTCATAATCCATTTGCACACTGTGATCAATGAAAACCTGGTTAGTTTgtgaaaatagaattaaataccAAATCGGGTTAACCATTTTCATCAGGGATGATGAGAATGAGATGCGTGACACGAGGGAAACGTTACAATGAATGCTTGTGAAAAGCACATGATCGGCTTGTTATTGCTATGGAAGCTAAAAAATTGTTCACTGGCTCCAAACTGTCTGGGTGTTATTCGATGAGAGTTTTGAGAGAATCCTCATACCAAGGATTTACATTGAAATTTATTCGGCAAAAGACAAACTATCAGTATCAGTTGAAGAAAGTAGTTCAGAACATAAACATGGTTTAAACCCAGTAGGACACTGCTGCAGTGCTACAAAAATCTAATTCACCTTAGTAAAGTAGCTCTTCAAAAACAGGATCTATAGACCGCCCCCACTTTCCATGGTAAAGTTCCAAAAGCTTTTCTGCTGGTGTTACTCCTGccataaaattatcaatcatCATGACCATTAAGAAACCAACTTATGCAGGTTAACATAGTCAAATTACTGGGGAAGCATGCAAAAATAAATGCATTATTACTTCTAAATTACCTGTGCTAACCACATCAGACACTGCATTCAAGAAACCAACTTCCTTAAAGCCTCTCCTTTCTAAGCCATCCTGCAGTAGAATAAGTGTGTTTAGAGAACAATtatcaaaacaactaaaaaaactagGGTCGGTTTAACcaagttaatatattattttaattgtttgatgacatatttattttgtaactcGCTTGGTTTAACGTGTATCCTTggtgcctttttatttttacatttcaaaagcgcttttgaaaaaaaattattttttttatttgcttcaaattaagttttttatatttttggatcgttttgatatactgatatcaaaaataaattttaaaaaataaaaaaaaattattttaatatatttccaagtaaaaaaactttaaaaaattaattactatcaTAATACCAAACTACCAAGCAGGCTCTTAATTAGGCAAGGTTGCATGTTCAAGCACTAGGGTGGCTATTAGTTTTTGTAGTGACAGTCATCTGtcacataacttttttttttcaaagaaaaaggtaaaacgaaaaaacaaattatcccATACACATAAGCCTGCCTCAAGTCCATGCACCAAGGCTTTTTTACAACAAACCCATggctttttttaaaagcatttgattattttttttctaaatccaTATTTTAATGttgagattttattaatttttataccgTACGGTTTCATAAttcttattatataataaaataaaatttcacctAGTGTAATTCATAACTTGGGTAACAAGTTTGACGGGTGGACTAGGCTGaacttaacaattttttttctttgatttttttttttgaacgtaCCCGTCAATAAGGTCATATTAAGGCAACTCTCAtgagatttaatttaaaattcaagctAAGCAAAAAGTTGAATCCTGAATCGAGAGTTTTCGAATTTAACCTGTTGTACCGAGTTTAATGTCAATGCTGAAAAAACTCTGATGGTCAAGATATTATCTTTTTACATTCCAAAAGAATTTGGTCCAACCCGTATCGATAGCATGGACACTAACCTAGTGTTTACTTAAAGCTGAAGAAAAGCAGTCTGCAGGTTAACTTAGCCAACTAccattattggaaaaaaaataaagttaccTTAGCCAGCTTTAGAACTTCTTCGGCAACATTTCTCAACAGTCCACCCCGAAATGGTGTCTTAAGACCTGTCTTTGGaacctaaaaaacaattttatatcaGATTCATCGTCATGATTACAGAAGACATACAGGCTGCATCTCTGTTGtgggataaaaataaatagcaagcaAGAACTGTCCTTATTAACACCACATATACTCACATAAATACAATGCCATGGCAGGTATTAAAACACAAACCCATGCCTCTAGCAATGTCAGGTTTCATGAACTTGCATCAGGAATGTTGAGAAAAAGTAAATGAAAGTCTCTTTcaagattaaaattttcatcATCTGTCAGTCCACCATATTGTGGATCCTTCTATGGCAGCCTTTTCACGTTAACAACACGCTCAAGTCTTTTACTATTGACTTCAACAGGGTCATGATCTTTTGCTTATATTCAGTTTACTGCATGACATCCTAAAAGAAAACATCGTACAACTATGACTCACTCAAAAAATCACTTCTGCAGATCTTGTGTTAGGCATATTATAATTTGAGGAACGGAGATTTAGAGTTCCATTGTAAAAGTGTTTTGGGTTACCTTATTCCTTAACATCAGTCTTTCTTCAGAGGTCCAGTCAGCTGTCATGTCTAGAACACTTTGAAGTGAGTCTTCATCGTATAACAGCCCTACCTGAcatttgaaaacagaaatcaaaatgaGCTGATGATATTGTTTAAATGGAGGAAAGTAATAAAATCCTCCATTCAATTATGAAGAATACGGATCTGTTGAAAAGGGTGCCacactaaaagaagacaaagcaATAAATCATGCTATGGGTACAAGTTAAAATTTTCAAGTTTCACATCCTTGCTGCTGTAACTGTTCTACTGTTCATTCCATCtaaatttttttgcaaaaatcATTTCAGACATAGACAAATCAtgcaaccaaaaaagaaaaagaaaaggatcaaaGTGGCCAACTACCCAAAATGCTGGCAAAGCACATAACCTCCTCCAAGGCCCTCCATCAGCACCCCTCATCTCTAAGTATCTCTTCAACCTGACCTGAAAGAAATGAGAAAGCAATGTGTTAAATGAGCCGCCAAGATGACAGCACAATATTTTTTGGCAAAAGAACCAAAATGCACATCATTTAACCTCAGGAAATATAGTTGTCAAATGGTTTTCCCAGTCAT from the Populus nigra chromosome 1, ddPopNigr1.1, whole genome shotgun sequence genome contains:
- the LOC133680912 gene encoding tubulin beta chain-like, with product MREILHVQAGQCGNQIGGKFWEVVCDEHGIDPTGNYAGNSNVQLERVNVYYNEASGGRYVPRAVLMDLEPGTMDSLRTGPYGQIFRPDNFVFGQNGAGNNWAKGHYTEGAELIDSVLDVVRKEAENCDCLQGFQICHSLGGGTGSGMGTLLISKIREEYPDRMMLTFSVFPSPKVSDTVVEPYNATLSVHQLVENADECMVLDNEALYDICFRTLKLTNPSFGDLNHLISTTMSGVTCCLRFPGQLNSDLRKLAVNLIPFPRLHFFMVGFAPLTSQGSQQYRALTIPELTQQMWDAKNMMCAADPRHGRYLTASAMFRGKMSTKEVDEQMINVQNKNSSYFVEWIPNNVKSSVCDIPPTGLAMSSTFMGNSTSIQEMFKRVSEQFTVMFRRKAFLHWYTGEGMDEMEFTEAESNMNDLVSEYQQYQDAAADNEGEYDDEEPMEN